In Salvelinus sp. IW2-2015 linkage group LG23, ASM291031v2, whole genome shotgun sequence, a genomic segment contains:
- the serpinh1a gene encoding serpin H1a, producing MWVTNLVAMALLATAASAATAALADKVLSNHATLLANNSASLAFSLYQNMVKEKDLENILISPVVVASSLGLVALGGKASTASQVKMVLSADKVKDEQLHAGLAELLEEVSDSKTRNVTWKISNRIYSPSSVNFADAFVKSSKKHYNYDHTKINFKDKKSAVKSINDWAAKSTDGKLPEVTKDVERTDGAMIINAMFFKPHWDEQFHQKMVDNRGFLVSRSHTVGVPMMHRTGLYGFHEDTVNKLLILSIPLAHKKSSLVFFMPYHVESLERLEKLLTCKQLDDWMGKLKETAVAVSLPKVSMEVSHNIQKHLGELGLTEAVDKTKADLSNISGKKDLYLSNVFHASAMEWDTDGNPINTSIFGTDKLKNPKLFYADHPFIFLVKDTKTNSILFLGRLVRPKGEKMRDEL from the exons ATGTGGGTGACTAACCTGGTAGCCATGGCCCTACTGGCCACCGCAGCCTCTGCTGCTACTGCCGCCTTGGCAGACAAGGTCCTAAGTAACCACGCCACCCTGCTGGCCAACAACAGCGCCAGCCTGGCCTTCAGCCTCTACCAGAACATGGTCAAGGAGAAGGACCTGGAGAACATCCTCATCTCCCCCGTGGTGGTGGCCTCTTCCCTGGGCCTGGTGGCCCTCGGGGGCAAGGCCTCCACCGCCTCCCAGGTAAAGATGGTGCTGAGTGCTGACAAGGTGAAGGACGAGCAGCTTCACGCCGGCCTGGCCGAGCTCCTAGAGGAGGTCAGCGACTCCAAGACCCGCAACGTCACCTGGAAGATCAGCAACCGCATCTACAGCCCCAGCTCGGTCAACTTCGCAGATGCCTTTGTCAAGAGCAGCAAGAAGCACTACAACTATGACCACACTAAGATCAACTTTAAGGACAAGAAGAGCGCTGTGAAGTCCATCAACGATTGGGCGGCCAAGTCCACCGACGGCAAGCTGCCCGAGGTCACCAAGGACGTGGAGAGGACCGATGGGGCCATGATCATCAACGCAATGTTCTTCAAAC CCCATTGGGATGAACAGTTCCACCAAAAGATGGTGGACAACCGTGGCTTCCTGGTGTCCCGCTCTCACACTGTTGGTGTACCCATGATGCACCGCACAG GTCTCTATGGTTTCCACGAGGATACAGTGAATAAGCTTTTAATCCTGAGCATACCCCTGGCCCATAAAAAATCCAGCCTGGTGTTCTTCATGCCCTACCACGTGGAGTCCCTGGAGAGGCTGGAGAAGCTGCTGACCTGCAAGCAGCTGGATGACTGGATGGGCAAGCTGAAGGAGACGGCTGTGGCTGTGTCTCTGCCAAAAGTCAGCATGGAAGTCAGCCACAACATCCAG aaacaccttGGGGAGCTGGGTCTGACAGAGGCTGTGGATAAGACCAAGGCGGACCTGTCCAACATCTCTGGGAAGAAGGACCTGTACCTGTCCAACGTCTTCCATGCCTCTGCCATGGAGTGGGACACTGATGGGAACCCCATCAATACCAGCATCTTTGGCACCGATAAACTGAAAAACCCCAAGTTGTTCTACGCTGACCATCCCTTCATCTTCCTTGTGAAGGACACCAAGACCaactccatcctcttcctcgGCAGACTGGTCCGACCTAAGGGCGAGAAGATGAGAGATGAATTATAA